The proteins below come from a single Thermopolyspora flexuosa genomic window:
- a CDS encoding ribonuclease HII → MTVAYRPRPSVVRRDSGLYGYERALARRGLSPIAGVDEAGRGACAGPLVVAAVILGREIDGLTDSKLITPARREELYERIMATARAVHVVVIPPAEIDARGLHRCNVTGMRRAVAGLSCEPGYVLVDGFAVPGLPAPSLAIWKGDQVAACVAAASIVAKVTRDGIMTTLHESFPEYGFAEHKGYVTPAHRAALARYGPSPHHRFSFVTVARSGRGERIRDNELGAGVA, encoded by the coding sequence ATGACTGTTGCCTATCGGCCGCGCCCGAGCGTCGTCCGGCGGGATTCGGGACTCTACGGCTACGAGCGTGCGCTCGCCCGGCGAGGGCTGTCCCCGATCGCCGGGGTCGACGAGGCGGGGCGGGGTGCCTGCGCCGGGCCGCTGGTGGTCGCCGCGGTCATCCTGGGACGCGAGATCGACGGGCTCACCGACTCCAAGCTGATCACGCCCGCGCGGCGGGAGGAGCTGTACGAGCGCATCATGGCGACGGCGCGTGCCGTGCACGTCGTGGTGATCCCTCCGGCCGAGATCGACGCCCGCGGGCTGCACCGGTGCAACGTCACCGGGATGCGCCGTGCCGTCGCCGGGTTGAGCTGTGAGCCCGGGTATGTACTCGTCGACGGCTTCGCGGTGCCGGGGCTGCCGGCGCCGTCCCTGGCGATCTGGAAGGGGGATCAGGTAGCGGCCTGCGTGGCGGCCGCGTCCATCGTGGCGAAGGTGACCAGGGACGGCATCATGACCACCTTGCACGAGTCCTTTCCGGAGTACGGCTTCGCCGAACACAAGGGGTACGTCACCCCCGCGCACCGGGCGGCGCTCGCCAGGTACGGGCCGAGCCCGCACCACCGCTTCTCGTTCGTGACGGTGGCGCGGTCCGGCAGGGGGGAGAGGATACGGGACAATGAACTGGGGGCCGGCGTTGCCTGA
- the lepB gene encoding signal peptidase I, with amino-acid sequence MSRTGNDTGNVPENAPAAPSEEATAPAAAADEKDGETASTRPAKKRSAWLESLMLIAGGVVVALLLRAFVIGTFWIPSESMENTLLEHDRVLVNRLSGPPQRGDVVVFRGWDGQEWIKRVIAVGGDTVKCCDKKHRLSVNGVPVDEEYLHPGDYASGESFEVKVPKGRLWVMGDHRVASRDSRAFINDKHSGTISEDAVVGRAWAVYWPPSRMKLLSTNAFEKVPSPSGASASR; translated from the coding sequence ATGAGCCGTACCGGCAACGACACGGGCAACGTGCCCGAGAACGCGCCCGCGGCCCCGAGCGAGGAGGCCACTGCGCCGGCGGCCGCCGCGGACGAGAAGGACGGGGAGACGGCGAGCACCCGGCCGGCGAAGAAGCGCAGCGCCTGGCTGGAGTCGCTCATGCTCATCGCCGGCGGCGTGGTGGTGGCGCTGCTGCTGCGCGCGTTCGTCATCGGCACCTTCTGGATCCCGTCGGAGTCGATGGAGAACACCCTGCTCGAGCACGACCGGGTGCTGGTCAACCGGCTGTCCGGCCCGCCCCAGCGCGGCGACGTCGTGGTGTTCAGGGGCTGGGACGGCCAGGAGTGGATCAAGCGGGTCATCGCGGTCGGCGGCGACACGGTGAAGTGCTGCGACAAGAAGCACCGGCTCTCGGTGAACGGCGTGCCGGTCGACGAGGAGTACCTCCACCCCGGCGACTACGCCTCGGGTGAGTCCTTCGAGGTGAAGGTGCCGAAGGGACGGCTGTGGGTGATGGGGGACCACCGGGTCGCGTCGCGTGACTCGCGGGCCTTCATCAACGACAAGCACTCCGGCACGATCTCCGAGGACGCGGTGGTGGGCCGGGCGTGGGCGGTGTACTGGCCGCCGTCCCGGATGAAGCTGCTGTCCACGAACGCCTTCGAGAAGGTCCCCTCGCCCTCCGGTGCGTCGGCGTCCCGGTGA
- the lepB gene encoding signal peptidase I, with protein MASEDQGYGAPARRPAGDEVDVVAEDTQPPAAQGGKGKGKKDKEEKKGSFWRELPVLVVVALALALVIKTFVVQAFYIPSESMENTLLTNDRVLVNKLVYHVRDIERGDIVVFSGVDSWDPEVEIEEPSNPVAAVARWLGTAFGFVPGEKDYIKRVIGIPGDKVKCCDSEGRITVNGVPLDESSYLYPGDQPSERPFEITVPEGRLWVMGDHRSVSLDSRAHQGDPGGGTIPEDRVIGRAFVIVWPFSRMGTLPIPDTFNQAALKAAGAVTGQAPLILGCIGALPIMALRRRLTRPVGELA; from the coding sequence ATGGCTAGCGAGGACCAGGGGTACGGCGCACCGGCCCGCCGCCCCGCCGGGGACGAGGTGGACGTGGTCGCTGAAGACACTCAGCCGCCCGCCGCACAGGGCGGGAAGGGGAAGGGCAAGAAGGACAAGGAGGAGAAGAAGGGCTCCTTCTGGCGGGAACTGCCGGTGCTGGTGGTGGTCGCGCTCGCGCTCGCGCTCGTGATCAAGACGTTCGTCGTCCAGGCCTTCTACATCCCGTCCGAGTCGATGGAGAACACCCTCCTCACCAACGACCGGGTCCTGGTCAACAAGCTCGTCTACCACGTGCGCGACATCGAGCGCGGCGACATCGTGGTGTTCTCCGGCGTGGACTCCTGGGACCCCGAGGTCGAGATCGAGGAGCCGTCGAACCCGGTGGCGGCGGTCGCCCGGTGGCTCGGCACCGCGTTCGGGTTCGTGCCGGGGGAGAAGGACTACATCAAGCGCGTCATCGGCATCCCGGGCGACAAGGTCAAGTGCTGCGACAGCGAGGGGCGCATCACGGTCAACGGGGTGCCCCTCGACGAGAGCTCCTACCTGTACCCGGGCGACCAGCCCTCCGAGCGGCCCTTCGAGATCACGGTGCCGGAGGGGCGGCTGTGGGTGATGGGCGACCACCGCTCGGTGTCCCTCGACTCGCGGGCGCACCAGGGTGACCCCGGGGGCGGCACGATCCCGGAGGACCGGGTGATCGGGCGCGCCTTCGTGATCGTGTGGCCGTTCTCCCGCATGGGCACCCTGCCGATCCCGGACACCTTCAACCAGGCGGCGCTCAAGGCCGCCGGTGCGGTGACCGGCCAGGCGCCGCTCATCCTCGGCTGCATCGGCGCGCTGCCGATCATGGCGCTGCGGCGCCGCCTCACGCGCCCGGTGGGTGAGCTGGCATGA
- the rplS gene encoding 50S ribosomal protein L19, translating into MHTAIQELEKASMRTDIPDFRPGDTLEVHVRVVEGNRSRIQVFKGFVLRRQGGGIRETFTVRKVSYGVGVERTFPVHSPVIEKIVVVSRGHVRRAKLYYMRDLRGKAARIRERREAAPAAK; encoded by the coding sequence ATGCACACCGCGATCCAGGAACTCGAGAAGGCCTCGATGCGCACCGACATTCCGGACTTCCGTCCGGGTGACACGCTGGAGGTGCACGTCCGTGTCGTCGAGGGCAACCGGTCCCGCATCCAGGTCTTCAAGGGCTTCGTGCTGCGCCGGCAGGGCGGCGGCATCCGGGAGACCTTCACCGTCCGCAAGGTGAGCTACGGTGTGGGCGTCGAGCGCACGTTCCCGGTGCACAGCCCGGTCATCGAGAAGATCGTCGTGGTGAGCCGTGGCCACGTCCGCCGTGCCAAGCTCTACTACATGCGGGACCTGCGCGGTAAGGCCGCCCGCATTCGGGAGCGGCGTGAGGCGGCCCCGGCGGCCAAGTAG
- the trmD gene encoding tRNA (guanosine(37)-N1)-methyltransferase TrmD codes for MRVDIISIFPEYFTPLEVSLIGKARSRGILDIRLHQLRDWTHDVHRTVDDTPYGGGPGMVMKPEPWAEAIDAVIASAETEGALPRLVVPTPSGRPFTQKVALEYAREPWLLFAPARYEGIDARVVEEYRERLRVDEVSIGDYVLAGGEAAVLVIVEAVARLLPGVLGNVCSVADDSFAPGAMENLLEGPVYTKPPVWRGHEVPPILLSGHHAAIARWRRDQALRRTVERRPDLAARLDPATLDRRDREVLEEAWRAVRGEPAAEEEPAVEGERPGVA; via the coding sequence ATGCGCGTCGACATCATCTCGATCTTCCCCGAGTACTTCACGCCGCTCGAGGTGTCCCTCATCGGTAAGGCGCGCAGCCGCGGCATCCTCGACATCCGGCTGCACCAGCTGCGGGACTGGACCCACGACGTGCACCGCACCGTGGACGACACGCCGTACGGCGGCGGCCCCGGCATGGTGATGAAGCCCGAGCCCTGGGCCGAGGCGATCGACGCGGTGATCGCGTCCGCCGAGACCGAGGGCGCGCTCCCGCGGCTCGTCGTGCCCACCCCGAGCGGGCGGCCCTTCACCCAGAAGGTCGCGCTCGAGTACGCCCGGGAGCCGTGGCTGCTGTTCGCCCCGGCACGCTACGAAGGCATCGACGCCCGTGTCGTCGAGGAGTACCGCGAGCGGCTGCGGGTGGACGAGGTGAGCATCGGGGACTACGTGCTCGCCGGGGGCGAGGCGGCGGTGCTCGTCATCGTCGAGGCCGTGGCCCGGCTGCTGCCCGGCGTGCTCGGCAACGTCTGCTCGGTGGCCGACGACTCGTTCGCGCCGGGGGCGATGGAGAACCTGCTCGAGGGCCCCGTGTACACCAAGCCGCCGGTGTGGCGGGGGCACGAGGTGCCGCCGATCCTGCTGTCCGGGCACCACGCCGCGATCGCGCGCTGGCGGCGCGACCAGGCGCTGCGCCGTACCGTGGAGCGGCGGCCGGACCTCGCGGCCCGGCTCGACCCGGCGACGCTCGACCGGCGTGACCGCGAGGTGCTCGAGGAGGCGTGGCGGGCGGTCCGCGGCGAACCGGCGGCCGAGGAGGAACCGGCCGTCGAGGGCGAGCGGCCCGGCGTCGCCTGA
- the rimM gene encoding ribosome maturation factor RimM (Essential for efficient processing of 16S rRNA), with the protein MQLVVGRIGRPHGIRGEVTVEVRTDDPERRFAPGAEFATDPASAGPLVVAGRRWHSGVLLLRFEGVSDRNAAERLRNTLLLIDSADVPPPEDPDEFYDHQLIGLQVATVGGEVVGEVTDVLHHGQDLLVVRHQGREVLVPFVKAIVPEVDLAAGRLVIDPPRGLLNPDEAV; encoded by the coding sequence GTGCAACTCGTCGTCGGCCGGATCGGGCGCCCCCACGGCATACGCGGCGAGGTCACGGTGGAGGTCCGCACCGACGATCCGGAGCGGCGCTTCGCGCCCGGGGCGGAGTTCGCCACCGATCCGGCGTCGGCCGGGCCGCTCGTGGTGGCGGGGAGGCGCTGGCACTCCGGCGTGCTGCTGCTGCGGTTCGAGGGGGTGAGCGACCGCAACGCGGCCGAGCGGCTGCGCAACACGCTGCTCCTCATCGACTCGGCGGACGTGCCGCCGCCGGAGGACCCCGACGAGTTCTACGACCACCAGCTCATCGGCCTGCAGGTGGCCACGGTCGGCGGCGAGGTCGTCGGCGAGGTGACCGACGTGCTCCACCACGGCCAGGACCTCCTCGTCGTCCGGCACCAGGGGCGCGAGGTGCTCGTCCCGTTCGTCAAGGCGATCGTGCCCGAGGTGGACCTTGCCGCCGGGCGGCTCGTGATCGACCCGCCGCGCGGGCTGCTCAACCCCGACGAGGCCGTGTGA
- a CDS encoding RNA-binding protein, with protein sequence MLEEALEHLVKGIVENPDDVRVRARRVRSGRVLEVRVHPEDLGKVIGRNGRTAKALRTVVNALAGGKHVRVDLLDLNEGR encoded by the coding sequence GTGCTCGAGGAGGCCCTCGAGCACCTGGTCAAGGGCATCGTCGAGAATCCCGACGACGTCCGGGTCCGCGCGCGCCGGGTCCGCTCCGGACGGGTCCTGGAGGTCCGGGTCCATCCGGAGGACCTCGGCAAGGTCATCGGGCGCAACGGCCGTACCGCCAAGGCGCTGCGCACGGTGGTGAACGCGCTGGCCGGCGGCAAGCACGTCCGGGTCGACCTGCTCGACCTGAACGAGGGCCGCTGA
- the rpsP gene encoding 30S ribosomal protein S16, translating to MAVKIKLKRLGMIRNPQYRIVVADSRTKRDGRAIEELGIYHPKEHPSRIEVNSERVQYWLGVGAQPTEPVLKILKLTGDWQRFKGDPNAVSKVQVAEPKPDRHAIYEAAAKEALAGDTGAPAPTPRKSKKKETAENAAESAPAEQSSEGGA from the coding sequence GTGGCAGTCAAGATCAAGCTTAAGCGGCTCGGCATGATCCGCAATCCGCAGTACCGCATCGTCGTGGCCGACAGCCGGACCAAGCGGGACGGCCGCGCGATCGAGGAGCTCGGCATCTACCACCCGAAGGAGCACCCCTCGCGCATCGAGGTGAACTCCGAGCGGGTGCAGTACTGGCTGGGGGTCGGGGCCCAGCCGACCGAGCCGGTGCTGAAGATCCTCAAGCTCACCGGTGACTGGCAGCGGTTCAAGGGCGACCCGAACGCGGTCTCCAAGGTTCAGGTCGCCGAGCCGAAGCCGGATCGCCACGCGATCTACGAGGCCGCGGCGAAGGAGGCCCTCGCCGGGGACACCGGCGCGCCCGCCCCCACGCCGCGCAAGTCGAAGAAGAAGGAGACGGCCGAGAACGCCGCGGAGTCCGCCCCGGCCGAGCAGTCTTCGGAAGGCGGAGCCTGA